The Coregonus clupeaformis isolate EN_2021a chromosome 18, ASM2061545v1, whole genome shotgun sequence genome has a segment encoding these proteins:
- the LOC121550397 gene encoding lysine-specific demethylase 2B has protein sequence MALSLSADEEDYDSESEQQHAANRPKPKMGTSAAVKLPSNRSASGARRRRTRCRKCEACLRTECGECHFCKDMKKFGGPGRMKQSCIMRQCIAPVLPHTAVCVVCGEAGKEDTLEEEEDKFNIMLMECSICSEIVHPNCLKVKDASGVVNDELPNCWECPKCNYAGKTGKVCKQKRGPGFKYASNLPGSLLREQKAVKEEGESTSTSTAKSKPERDETPRHRPEEWEPLHRQPPVLSPSTLPRPRPEDKLRKKRKLFDDDYEEDFGVRKKGKSDEPLFPKLLHQIKMEEEDEVDEEEKASLYRRGLERRGRLGDTEEEAEDRDDEDTKTNLSRPPLKTPVLDSDQSHCSSPWAGPSSEGGSEPQEKGPRPKACRKRRLPNKELSKELSKALNQEIQKTEDCLANENRQPLKVEPESENEEPKRGFRNSSDQGGERPHLWTKEMNGTPWELRHFYPSQITPLGFNRSSPGTRPLPPHSPPKCVQMERHVIRPPPISPPPDRLPLVDGKTHTVQREVWMKIFGHVTHKELCICMRVCKTWNRWCCDKRLWTIIDLNRCKSITPLMLSGIIRRQPLSLDLSWTNISKKQLSWLINRLPGLRVLLLSGCSWVAVSALCTSSCPLLRTLDVQWVEGLKDAQMRDLLSPPTDNRPGQLDNRCKLRNVVDLRLAGLDITDASLRLIIRHMPVLSQLDLSYCNHVNDQSVNLLTAAGTTTRDSLTEINLSVCNRVTDHSLTFFKRCGSICHIDLRYCKQVTKTACEQFIAEMSVSVQFGLKEDKLLQKLG, from the exons CAACATGCAGCCAACCGGCCAAAGCCCAAGATGGGGACGTCAGCAGCGGTCAAGCTGCCGTCCAATCGCAGTGCGTCTGGTGCCAGACGCAGGAGAACACGCTGCCGAAAGTGTGAGGCATGCCTCCGAACCGAATGTGGAGAATGTCACTTCTGTAAAGACATGAAGAAGTTTGGAGGACCAGGGCGCATGAAACAGTCCTGTATCATGAGGCAGTGCATTGCA CCTGTCCTGCCCCACAcggctgtgtgtgttgtgtgtggagaggcaggtaaggaggacacactggaggaagaggaggacaagTTCAACATCATGCTCATGGAGTGCTCCATCTGCAGTGAGATTGTTCACCCCAACTGCTTAAAG GTAAAAGATGCCTCTGGCGTGGTGAATGATGAACTTCCTAACTGTTGGGAATGTCCCAAATGCAACTACGCTGGGAAAACAGGAAAA GTCTGCAAGCAAAAAAGGGGACCAGGGTTCAAGTATGCGTCCAACCTCCCTGGCTCTCTGCTGAGGGAGCAAAAGGCGGTCAAGGAGGAGGGCGAGTCCACCTCTACGTCTACAGCCAAGAGCAAGCCTGAGAGGGATGAGACTCCCAGACACAGACCTGAGGAATGGGAGCCCCTTCACAGACAACCCCCTGTCCTATCCCCCAGCACCCTGCCTCGGCCCAGACCTGAGGACAAACTGAGGAAGAAGAGAAAGCTCTTCGATGATGACTATGAAGAGGACTTTGGTGTGAGGAAGAAG GGAAAGTCAGATGAACCTCTGTTCCCCAAACTCCTTCATCAgatcaagatggaggaggaggatgaggtggaTGAGGAGGAGAAGGCCTCTCTGTACCGGCgaggcctggagaggagagggcgtTTAGGAGATAccgaggaggaggcagaggacaGGGATGACGAGGACACAAAGACAAACCTGTCCAGGCCTCCTCTCAAAACTCCTGTTCTAGACAGTGATCAGTCTCACTGCAGCTCTCCATGGGCCGGCCCCAGCAGTGAGGGGGGCAGTGAACCCCAGGAGAAAGGCCCACGTCCCAAAGCGTGCCGCAAACGCCGATTACCCAACAAGGAGCTGAGCAAAGAGCTGAGCAAAGCACTGAACCAGGAGATCCAGAAGACTGAGGACTGCCTAGCCAATGAGAACCGCCAGCCCCTGAAGGTGGAGCCAGAGAGTGAGAATGAGGAGCCAAAGAGGGGCTTCCGCAACAGCAGTGACCAAGGAGGGGAGCGCCCCCACCTCTGGACCAAGGAAATGAATGGCACCCCCTGGGAGCTGCGCCACTTCTACCCCAGCCAGATCACCCCTCTGGGCTTCAACAGGAGCTCCCCTGGCACCCGGCCCCTGCCCCCACACTCCCCACCCAAGTGTGTCCAAATGGAGCGCCACGTCATCCGGCCGCCACCCATCAGCCCCCCACCAGACAGACTGCCCTTGGTGGATGGGAAAACCCACACGGTGCAGCGAGAGGTCTGGATGAAGATCTTCGGACACGTCACACACAAGGAGCTGTGTATCTGCATGCGTGTCTGCAAGACATGGAACAGATG GTGCTGTGATAAGAGACTGTGGACCATAATCGATCTGAACCGCTGTAAATCTATCACTCCCCTGATGCTGAGTGGCATCATCCGCAGACAGCCCCTCTCACTGGACCTCAGCTGGACCAACATCTCCAAGAAGCAACTAAGCTGGCTTATAAACCGCTTACCAG GTCTGCGGGTGTTGCTGCTCTCAGGTTGCTCGTGGGTGGCTGTATCTGCCCTCTGCACCTCTAGCTGCCCTCTGCTGCGAACCCTCGATGTGCAGTGGGTGGAGGGGCTCAAAGATGCCCAGATGAGGGACCTGCTCTCGCCTCCGACCGACAACAGACCAG GTCAGTTGGACAACCGTTGTAAGCTGAGGAACGTTGTGGACTTACGTCTGGCCGGACTGGACATCACAGACGCCTCTCTGCGTCTGATTATCAGACATATGCCGGTACTTTCCCAACTGGACCTGAGCTACTGCAACCACGTCAATGACCAGTCGGTCAACCTGCTGACGGCCGCAGGGACGACAACCAGAGACTCCCTCACAGAGATCAACCTGTCAG TTTGTAATAGGGTGACAGACCATTCCCTTACCTTCTTCAAGCGCTGTGGAAGCATCTGTCACATTGACCTGCGCTACTGCAAACAGGTGACCAAGACGGCCTGTGAACAGTTCATAGCAGAGATGTCTGTAAGTGTACAGTTTGGCCTCAAAGAGGACAAATTACTGCAGAAACTCGGCTAG